The proteins below come from a single Prochlorococcus marinus str. MIT 9215 genomic window:
- a CDS encoding sodium:solute symporter, with amino-acid sequence MFLKSLNIFSLQNKDIFSNSLLISFLGLLIIFFLLIFGRKFKLAVQLERFGLPIAVISGIIGISIGPFGAIHFLPKETINVWSNFPTPLLSLVFATLMMGRPIPNINGLVKPIFNQFLLALSLGFGQFFVGGLVVKYFLPPTINANPLMACLIEVGFEGGHGAASIIGESFNKLGFQNGLDLGLAMATMGLLSSSILGSIFIFLGRTFGLSDKEEILEQKDTLKEKKIGIFADLRIFIINLGFSGLAISFGVLLLNFLRYISSSLGDFSKEIIFSLPVFPFILIGSLLIRYILEKTKNTEFISNILQREIGILSTDLLIFTAMASLDIAVVFDNLILILVFTIFGLFWNLICIAYFAYFIFDDYWFEKSLIEFGNSTGVVASGLLLLRLADPKNISKTLPIFTSKQLFAQLILSGGLFTVLAPLMISKIGLDYWTEICALITFVILFIALIFNKLEMKKFQ; translated from the coding sequence ATGTTTTTGAAATCATTGAATATTTTTTCTCTTCAGAATAAAGATATTTTTTCAAATTCTCTATTAATAAGTTTTTTGGGATTATTAATTATATTTTTTTTGTTGATTTTTGGGAGGAAATTTAAACTAGCTGTTCAACTTGAGAGGTTTGGATTACCGATAGCAGTTATATCAGGAATCATAGGTATATCTATCGGTCCATTTGGAGCAATACACTTTTTGCCAAAAGAAACAATAAATGTTTGGAGTAATTTTCCTACTCCTCTTTTATCCTTAGTCTTCGCAACTTTAATGATGGGAAGACCTATTCCAAATATAAATGGTTTAGTTAAACCAATTTTTAATCAATTTCTGCTAGCTCTTTCACTAGGTTTCGGACAATTTTTTGTTGGCGGTTTAGTTGTTAAATATTTTTTGCCTCCAACTATAAATGCAAATCCTTTAATGGCATGTTTAATAGAGGTCGGTTTTGAGGGAGGTCATGGAGCTGCATCAATAATCGGTGAAAGTTTTAATAAACTTGGTTTCCAAAATGGTTTAGATCTTGGTTTGGCTATGGCAACAATGGGTCTTTTATCATCTTCAATATTGGGCAGCATATTTATTTTTCTTGGGAGAACTTTCGGCCTTTCTGATAAAGAGGAAATTCTTGAACAAAAAGATACTCTTAAGGAAAAAAAGATAGGAATTTTTGCAGATTTAAGAATTTTTATAATAAATCTTGGATTCTCCGGTTTGGCAATTTCTTTTGGTGTTTTGCTACTTAATTTTTTAAGATATATTTCAAGTTCATTAGGTGATTTTTCGAAGGAAATTATTTTTTCACTACCAGTTTTCCCTTTTATCCTTATAGGCTCGCTCCTTATTAGATATATTTTAGAAAAAACCAAAAATACAGAATTTATTTCAAATATTCTGCAAAGGGAGATCGGTATTTTATCCACAGACTTATTGATTTTTACAGCTATGGCGAGTTTAGATATTGCAGTTGTTTTTGATAATTTGATACTTATTTTAGTGTTTACTATCTTCGGATTATTTTGGAACTTAATCTGCATTGCTTATTTTGCATACTTTATTTTTGATGATTATTGGTTTGAAAAAAGTTTGATAGAGTTTGGGAATTCTACAGGTGTAGTAGCTTCTGGGTTACTTCTATTAAGGCTTGCAGATCCTAAAAATATTTCTAAGACTTTACCAATTTTTACGTCAAAACAGTTATTTGCTCAGTTAATTCTTTCTGGGGGACTATTCACCGTTCTTGCACCATTAATGATTTCTAAAATTGGGTTAGATTATTGGACAGAAATTTGTGCGCTAATTACATTCGTAATTCTTTTTATTGCATTGATTTTCAATAAATTGGAGATGAAAAAGTTTCAATAA
- a CDS encoding glutathione S-transferase, which produces MKNDILYSFRRCPYAIRARWALLICEIKVEIREIDLKNKPLDFLNNSKTKTVPILIKKNNEVIEESLEIILWALSESKKENIKFIYFPDNKKDDIFEIINENDNKFKYHLDRFKYATRYKNIDEEFHFTHAIKFIKRWNELLAENKYFFGDSPTIADWSIWPFVRQFRIACESQKKTNYFESSIKNWLDSFEKNRKFKSLMYKYELWEPYSRKNYFPSN; this is translated from the coding sequence ATGAAAAACGATATTTTATATTCATTTCGAAGATGTCCTTATGCAATTCGTGCAAGATGGGCCCTGTTAATTTGCGAAATAAAAGTAGAGATAAGAGAAATTGATTTAAAAAATAAACCTCTAGATTTTTTAAATAATTCAAAGACGAAAACGGTCCCAATACTTATAAAAAAAAATAATGAAGTTATTGAAGAAAGTCTTGAAATCATCCTTTGGGCTCTCTCAGAGTCTAAAAAGGAAAACATCAAATTTATTTATTTTCCTGACAACAAAAAGGATGATATTTTTGAAATAATTAATGAAAACGATAACAAATTCAAATATCATTTAGATCGATTTAAATATGCCACAAGATATAAGAATATTGATGAAGAATTTCATTTCACACATGCGATTAAATTTATAAAGAGATGGAACGAACTTCTTGCAGAAAACAAATACTTTTTTGGAGATAGCCCCACAATCGCTGATTGGTCTATATGGCCTTTCGTAAGACAATTTAGAATCGCTTGTGAAAGTCAAAAAAAAACAAATTATTTTGAATCCTCAATAAAAAACTGGTTAGATTCATTTGAGAAAAATAGAAAATTTAAATCCTTAATGTATAAATACGAATTATGGGAACCATATTCTAGAAAGAATTATTTTCCATCTAATTAA
- a CDS encoding GIY-YIG nuclease family protein has translation MSGYVYLIRVGDLYRIGKTDNLDKKIKKLKPDELLTSIMTKEPETLQARLLRKYKSQRIPETGYLKLSKRQIRECKKQFELKGSLPHTLDAEVSITLFASFLLFSLSSFIFNYLNFGFAKSISYSFGMASLPMVILFFTGSFGGYFSEDLSLFSLLTNRIKGLLIAIAMLSMAYLIFNLG, from the coding sequence ATGTCGGGATATGTTTACCTTATTAGAGTAGGAGATCTTTATAGGATTGGGAAAACAGATAATCTTGATAAGAAAATTAAGAAATTAAAGCCAGATGAATTATTAACATCAATTATGACGAAAGAGCCAGAAACTCTTCAGGCAAGATTACTAAGAAAATATAAGTCGCAAAGAATTCCTGAGACTGGTTATTTAAAGCTTTCTAAAAGGCAAATTAGAGAATGTAAAAAGCAATTTGAATTAAAGGGTAGCTTACCTCACACTTTAGATGCTGAAGTTTCCATAACTCTATTTGCATCTTTTTTATTGTTTTCATTAAGTTCCTTTATTTTTAATTATTTAAATTTTGGATTTGCAAAATCTATATCTTATTCTTTCGGAATGGCATCTCTACCAATGGTTATATTATTTTTTACAGGTAGTTTTGGCGGATATTTTTCTGAAGATTTATCTCTTTTTTCATTGTTAACTAATCGAATAAAAGGTTTATTAATTGCAATTGCAATGCTTTCAATGGCCTACTTAATTTTCAATTTAGGTTAA
- a CDS encoding SDR family NAD(P)-dependent oxidoreductase: MRTILISGASRGIGLNIAHKELKEGNRISVGIRDLESLKGSAIDPIKWPEGKIIINHYDALKKITAENWIKNTVDKFGGFDSVINCSGVLSKVPFLYKDGDEEEIFNTLNINFLAIWNLCRLSWEHLCTSGRGRIIVLVSMSGKRSKGDLAAYSSSKFAVMGLCQTMKNNGWDKNIRVSAICPSWVNTKMAQNICSLDKSSMTQPEDIAEICSTILRLPTQSVPFEIALNCNYEI; encoded by the coding sequence ATGAGAACCATTCTAATAAGTGGAGCCAGTAGAGGTATAGGGCTAAATATTGCACATAAAGAATTAAAAGAAGGCAACAGAATTAGTGTTGGCATAAGAGATTTAGAATCATTAAAAGGAAGCGCTATTGATCCAATTAAATGGCCAGAAGGGAAAATCATAATCAACCACTATGATGCATTAAAAAAAATTACAGCCGAAAATTGGATAAAGAACACCGTAGATAAATTTGGAGGATTTGATTCAGTAATAAATTGTTCTGGAGTATTATCTAAAGTTCCTTTTCTATACAAAGATGGAGATGAAGAAGAAATTTTTAATACATTAAATATCAATTTTTTGGCAATATGGAATTTATGTAGGCTTTCTTGGGAACATTTATGTACCTCAGGTAGAGGAAGAATTATTGTTTTAGTTTCAATGAGTGGGAAAAGATCTAAAGGCGATTTAGCCGCTTATTCTTCTTCAAAGTTTGCCGTGATGGGGTTATGCCAAACCATGAAAAATAATGGTTGGGATAAAAATATAAGGGTTTCAGCAATTTGCCCAAGCTGGGTTAATACAAAAATGGCCCAAAATATCTGTTCATTAGACAAATCAAGTATGACACAACCTGAAGATATTGCGGAAATATGCTCAACTATTCTGAGGTTGCCTACCCAATCAGTTCCATTTGAAATTGCCTTAAATTGTAATTATGAGATTTAA
- the crtL gene encoding lycopene beta cyclase — translation MSKENMPDVLVLGAGPAGMAIASALGKEKLDVEVLSPNGPDEPWPNTYGIWGKEVDQLGLQDLLEYRWKNTVSFFGHGALEEQDDENKATEHSLDYGLFDKKKLHNYWFNECNKYLIKWHQGFANKIHFEKYKSTVTTRNGKTYSARLVVDATGYDPVFLKLKSFGPLAVQTCYGIVGNFSKPPLKKGQFVLMDYRNDHLNDEQRKEPPTFLYAMDMGDGKYFLEETSLGLVNPLTMEKLKERLEKRLSYRNISITSMQHEELGLFLPMNMPIPDFKQQILGYGGAASMVHPASGYLIGNVLRRAPLVAKAVSEAIKNKNLSTYHIARKGWETLWTKELIRKKSLYQFGLEKLMRFDEKLLREFFGSFFQLPKNQWYGFLTDTLSLKEIVYAMCVMFIKAPWSVKKGLMIMHGREFKMLLRIIFPNI, via the coding sequence ATGTCAAAAGAAAATATGCCAGATGTTCTTGTTTTGGGTGCAGGGCCTGCAGGTATGGCAATTGCTTCAGCTTTAGGAAAGGAAAAATTAGATGTTGAAGTGCTTTCTCCAAACGGGCCAGATGAACCTTGGCCAAACACATATGGCATTTGGGGGAAAGAAGTTGATCAACTTGGGCTTCAGGATTTGCTTGAATATAGATGGAAGAATACTGTAAGTTTTTTTGGGCATGGCGCTTTAGAAGAACAGGATGACGAGAATAAAGCCACGGAACATTCACTAGATTATGGACTATTTGATAAGAAGAAACTCCACAATTATTGGTTTAATGAATGCAATAAGTATTTGATTAAATGGCATCAAGGCTTTGCAAACAAAATACATTTTGAAAAATACAAAAGTACAGTAACTACAAGAAATGGTAAGACTTACTCTGCAAGATTAGTAGTTGATGCAACAGGATATGATCCAGTTTTTCTTAAATTAAAATCGTTTGGACCCCTAGCAGTCCAAACTTGTTATGGGATAGTAGGCAATTTTAGTAAACCTCCACTTAAGAAAGGGCAGTTCGTATTAATGGACTATAGAAATGACCATCTTAACGATGAGCAAAGAAAAGAACCGCCCACTTTTCTTTATGCCATGGATATGGGGGATGGGAAATATTTTCTTGAAGAGACATCTCTTGGTTTAGTAAATCCTCTAACAATGGAAAAGTTAAAAGAGAGACTAGAAAAGAGGCTTTCTTATCGAAATATATCGATCACAAGTATGCAACATGAAGAGCTTGGCTTATTTCTTCCTATGAATATGCCAATCCCAGATTTCAAGCAACAAATACTTGGATATGGTGGTGCTGCTTCTATGGTACATCCCGCATCGGGATACTTAATTGGTAATGTTTTAAGAAGAGCTCCACTTGTCGCTAAGGCAGTCTCAGAAGCAATTAAAAACAAAAATCTAAGTACCTATCATATTGCTAGAAAAGGTTGGGAAACTTTATGGACAAAAGAACTAATTAGGAAAAAATCACTTTACCAATTTGGATTAGAAAAACTCATGAGGTTTGATGAGAAACTATTGAGAGAATTTTTTGGCAGTTTTTTCCAACTACCTAAAAATCAATGGTATGGTTTTCTAACTGATACTCTTTCCTTAAAAGAGATTGTATATGCAATGTGCGTAATGTTTATAAAGGCTCCATGGAGTGTAAAGAAAGGTCTTATGATTATGCATGGTAGAGAATTTAAAATGTTACTTAGGATAATATTTCCAAATATATAG
- a CDS encoding SDR family NAD(P)-dependent oxidoreductase, with protein MIQNKNILITGGNSGIGLFAIINLLKTKNNLYVVIKSELRKKEFLKIIDKYFEKNYLSKYLNIIENCDLSNLENIKKIKDFFIRKKILLDVVVLNAGLQYTGSFYPKVSKQSIELTFAVNHLAHFYLVNILKDLVRDKEESRIIITSSEVHDPNSSGGKVGKKAGLNNLVDFRKKVTGQFLNFNADESYKNSKLCNILFARELAKKLKISSSKISVITWAPGLVIPNDDSGFFRYSKRFNLFGYLIFSKVAKNILGISESIENAGRILSEIVLDSNLNNVGFIYLSNKLIARKKHKLVESNVSDEANSDELASKLWILSEEICGSFGFVILNI; from the coding sequence ATGATTCAAAATAAAAATATTTTAATTACTGGAGGTAATTCAGGCATAGGTTTATTTGCCATCATTAACTTACTAAAGACGAAAAATAATTTATACGTTGTAATAAAATCTGAATTAAGAAAGAAAGAATTTCTCAAAATAATTGATAAATATTTTGAGAAAAATTACCTAAGTAAATATTTAAATATTATAGAAAATTGTGATCTTTCAAATCTAGAGAATATTAAAAAAATTAAGGATTTCTTTATTAGAAAAAAGATTTTGTTAGATGTTGTTGTTTTAAATGCAGGATTGCAATATACAGGATCTTTCTACCCTAAAGTATCAAAGCAAAGTATAGAATTAACTTTTGCAGTTAATCATCTTGCACATTTTTACTTAGTGAATATCTTAAAAGATTTAGTTAGAGATAAAGAAGAATCTAGAATCATTATTACATCATCAGAAGTACACGATCCCAATAGCTCAGGTGGAAAAGTAGGAAAGAAAGCTGGGCTTAATAATCTAGTTGATTTTAGAAAAAAAGTTACTGGTCAATTTTTAAATTTTAATGCTGATGAATCTTATAAAAATAGTAAGTTATGTAATATTTTGTTTGCTAGAGAACTTGCAAAAAAATTAAAAATATCTTCTAGTAAAATTTCTGTAATTACTTGGGCTCCCGGCCTCGTAATACCAAATGATGATTCAGGTTTTTTTAGATATAGTAAACGTTTTAATCTCTTTGGATATTTGATTTTTTCTAAAGTTGCAAAAAATATTTTAGGAATTTCTGAAAGTATAGAAAATGCTGGAAGGATTCTTTCTGAGATTGTCCTTGATTCAAATTTAAATAATGTTGGTTTCATATATTTAAGCAATAAACTTATAGCTAGAAAAAAACATAAATTAGTTGAAAGTAATGTTAGTGATGAAGCAAATAGTGATGAGTTGGCTTCAAAACTTTGGATTTTAAGTGAAGAGATTTGCGGATCATTTGGCTTTGTTATTCTCAATATTTAA
- a CDS encoding mechanosensitive ion channel family protein: MKLVSENLLLAISIFFIGILLSIIISKLSKISFKKISKRTKTNFDDFIFAVISGIIKPIGFLLSFYFSIDYFFADEITFISVLLNILKLFILIIIIKALNKVLIRSLTESTSKINDSSISSMIFSLTPLIKALTWTIGSIFFLQNIGVQMTAIWALLSAGGIGAGLALKDPVQEFFEYITILLDKPFQKGEFIKSDGVLGMVERVGVRSSRIRSINGEVIVMSNSALTNGIISNYAQMKKRRLVHKLGVVYETSPKLMKLIPLIIKKIVEETKDASFDRCHFTDFGDFSLNFELVYYIPTNNYLAAMEAQQSINLKIIEEFAVNKIEFAFPTQTLNIENNKAK; this comes from the coding sequence ATGAAATTAGTTTCTGAAAACTTACTTCTGGCAATATCTATTTTTTTTATTGGAATTTTATTATCAATAATAATTTCTAAACTTTCAAAAATATCCTTCAAAAAGATTTCTAAACGTACAAAAACAAATTTTGATGATTTTATTTTTGCGGTCATTTCTGGAATTATTAAACCTATAGGTTTTCTCCTCTCATTTTACTTTTCAATTGACTATTTTTTTGCTGATGAAATAACTTTTATCTCTGTCTTATTGAATATTCTGAAATTATTTATATTGATAATCATAATAAAAGCTCTCAATAAAGTTTTAATCAGATCATTAACAGAATCGACATCGAAAATTAATGATTCCTCAATCAGTTCAATGATATTTTCACTTACTCCTTTAATAAAAGCATTAACATGGACTATTGGTTCAATATTTTTCCTACAAAATATAGGTGTTCAAATGACTGCTATTTGGGCTTTACTAAGTGCAGGTGGAATAGGTGCAGGATTAGCTTTGAAAGATCCAGTTCAAGAATTTTTTGAATATATAACAATTTTACTTGATAAGCCTTTTCAAAAAGGTGAGTTTATTAAATCTGATGGGGTCCTAGGAATGGTTGAGAGGGTGGGAGTAAGATCCTCAAGGATAAGAAGTATTAATGGAGAAGTAATAGTAATGAGCAACAGTGCCCTAACAAATGGAATAATTTCAAATTATGCACAAATGAAAAAAAGAAGGTTAGTGCATAAATTAGGAGTAGTTTATGAAACCTCTCCAAAGCTTATGAAATTGATCCCATTAATAATTAAGAAAATAGTTGAAGAGACAAAAGATGCTTCTTTTGATAGGTGTCATTTCACTGATTTTGGTGACTTCAGTCTTAATTTCGAACTTGTTTATTACATACCAACTAATAATTATCTTGCGGCAATGGAAGCTCAACAATCTATAAATTTAAAAATTATTGAGGAATTTGCAGTCAATAAAATAGAATTTGCATTCCCAACACAAACTTTAAATATTGAGAATAACAAAGCCAAATGA
- a CDS encoding hydrolase, with product MKGHAKSANKLSPKVNALLIIDVQEKIIRAVFNKDLITKNIKKLIAAYQILEENIFISEQNPFKLGATIPELLPKSGFKKIEKMEFSLANIQEFLKELRNKKITNLIVCGIETHICIQQTVLDCLQKGFEVILVSDAMSSRNRVDHEIALQRMIQMGAILTTTESIIFELCKTADREEFKEIRNIIIS from the coding sequence ATGAAGGGGCATGCAAAATCTGCTAACAAACTATCACCAAAAGTGAATGCTTTACTAATCATAGATGTTCAAGAAAAAATTATAAGAGCAGTATTTAATAAGGATTTAATAACCAAAAACATCAAAAAGCTTATAGCTGCCTACCAAATTTTAGAAGAAAACATTTTTATATCTGAACAGAACCCATTCAAATTGGGTGCAACTATCCCTGAATTATTGCCCAAAAGTGGATTTAAAAAAATTGAGAAAATGGAATTTAGCTTAGCTAATATACAAGAATTTTTAAAAGAACTTAGAAATAAGAAAATTACAAATTTGATAGTTTGTGGTATCGAAACGCATATTTGTATTCAACAAACAGTTTTAGATTGTTTACAAAAAGGATTTGAAGTTATTCTCGTATCAGATGCTATGAGCAGTCGAAATAGGGTAGATCATGAAATAGCATTACAGAGAATGATTCAGATGGGAGCGATCTTAACAACTACTGAATCAATAATTTTTGAATTATGTAAAACTGCAGATAGAGAAGAATTTAAAGAAATTAGAAATATAATAATTAGTTAA
- a CDS encoding Fur family transcriptional regulator, producing MSLSSQYNVITSPLGDGLHKEGKRLTPQRLKVLNLFENIGSGNHLSAEEVHEKLVKSSSKVSLATIYRTLRLLVQMGLLHELELSEGGHRYELLSNDTPDHHHLICIRCGRTEEFENNEVLEAGKVAAKINGFKLIESSLNVRAICPNCI from the coding sequence TTGTCATTATCCTCTCAATACAATGTCATCACATCTCCTCTTGGCGATGGTTTACATAAAGAGGGAAAGAGGTTAACTCCTCAGAGGCTTAAGGTTCTTAATTTATTTGAAAATATTGGTTCTGGAAACCATCTTAGTGCTGAAGAGGTTCATGAAAAGTTAGTTAAATCAAGTTCCAAAGTTTCACTTGCAACAATTTATAGAACTTTAAGACTTTTAGTGCAAATGGGTTTGCTTCATGAATTAGAACTCAGTGAGGGCGGACACAGATATGAGTTGCTTAGTAATGATACTCCTGATCATCATCATTTAATTTGTATTAGGTGTGGAAGAACAGAAGAATTTGAAAATAACGAAGTTTTAGAAGCAGGTAAAGTTGCAGCAAAAATTAATGGGTTTAAACTAATTGAATCCTCTTTAAATGTAAGAGCTATATGCCCTAACTGCATTTAG
- the arsS gene encoding arsenosugar biosynthesis radical SAM (seleno)protein ArsS (Some members of this family are selenoproteins.): protein MKEKFPSIYKEPIETLQINIGYKCNQACKHCHVNSSPLRTEKMSNELISLIPNIIEKYKIKTLDITGGAPELHPEFKNLITSLSKKQVDIIDRCNLTIFFEEGYEDLPQFLAKNKVIVTASLPCYEKNNVEFQRGLGVFEKSINAIKILNDLGYGKKEDGLQLNLVYNPVSPILPPSQKILEQDYKKILYEKYNIVFNNLYTITNMPINRYEESLRREGKLNTYYKLLKENFNKNNLENLMCKKTISVNWLGEIYDCDFNQQINFRENKGPKTLFDLLDDAFTFDYMVAVKDHCFACTAGAGSSCGGTLS from the coding sequence ATGAAAGAAAAATTCCCCTCAATATATAAAGAACCTATAGAAACATTACAAATTAATATAGGTTATAAATGCAACCAGGCTTGCAAGCATTGTCATGTTAATTCAAGTCCCCTAAGGACAGAAAAGATGTCAAATGAACTCATCTCTCTTATTCCAAACATAATTGAAAAATATAAAATCAAGACTTTAGATATTACAGGAGGCGCGCCAGAACTTCACCCAGAGTTTAAAAACCTCATAACTAGTTTGAGCAAAAAACAAGTTGATATTATTGACAGGTGTAATTTGACAATTTTCTTTGAAGAAGGTTATGAAGATCTTCCTCAATTTCTTGCAAAGAATAAAGTTATAGTTACGGCCTCGCTACCATGTTACGAAAAAAATAATGTTGAGTTTCAAAGGGGTCTAGGGGTTTTTGAAAAAAGTATTAATGCTATAAAAATTCTTAATGATTTAGGCTATGGAAAGAAAGAGGATGGATTGCAATTAAATCTTGTTTACAATCCTGTAAGCCCAATTCTCCCACCTTCTCAGAAAATATTGGAACAAGATTATAAAAAAATACTATACGAGAAATATAATATTGTTTTTAATAACTTATATACAATAACTAATATGCCAATAAATAGATATGAAGAATCTCTAAGGAGAGAAGGAAAACTAAATACTTATTACAAATTACTAAAAGAAAATTTCAATAAAAATAATTTAGAAAATCTTATGTGCAAAAAAACTATCAGTGTAAATTGGCTTGGAGAAATTTATGATTGTGACTTTAATCAACAGATAAATTTCCGAGAGAATAAAGGACCAAAGACACTATTTGATCTATTGGATGACGCATTTACTTTTGACTATATGGTAGCAGTAAAAGATCATTGCTTTGCTTGTACTGCAGGCGCAGGATCAAGTTGCGGAGGGACTTTAAGTTAA